A region from the Fusarium musae strain F31 chromosome 1, whole genome shotgun sequence genome encodes:
- a CDS encoding hypothetical protein (EggNog:ENOG41), giving the protein MTDDHQTGLQFEATTEGFLKGEEVILHHSLTVPGNIRALKLLLLGKDWGRAFHGGDLTAEVAKDLAYQSARSLYHRRAPVTLARIQPATTTQVPNYKKSDLKRCVIPDQPYEPENLHLQDVLPRAGSICFERPQGFVYKAPYMSNMRYPKRLYHDLSMFAEAHSYDKFNATAMLFAVQLWCDIEEHSNSMLEQEIAEPLPSVSLAVFIVYFENWLKIHEHLQCLSFIHPFRLIHLLYWNDILQPFNNKEAFYVKENAIDSQRVQQCVRNAKAMDPRISVTERADLYPFMISGSKMDIPFKFRLNETRQAMVGMPDLRVLGSPSYLTTDREMIEIGMPELISRITFLPDAPDELDFTKFFGATEAGFILLFGDSLKSGTIWTHEFQSYTPLTDLPIEAYVYPNMNDAWSRLLDRRMAWLEELGVLGKVRVRTGDDGLPGYHGMPLENESRNIDDAAMERMVERALEDPRNRPE; this is encoded by the exons ATGACCGATGACCATCAGACTGGCCTACAATTTGAGGCAACCACGGAAGGCTTTCTGAAGGGAGAGGAGGTTATTCTCCATCATTCTCTCACAGTCCCTGGAAACATTCGAGCGCTCAAGCTACTTTTGCTCGGGAAAGACTGGGGCAGGGCTTTCCATGGTGGAGATCTGACTGCCGAAGTCGCAAAGGATCTGGCCTACCAGTCCGCTCGGTCGCTCTACCATCGGCGGGCTCCTGTCACCCTTGCTCGCATCCAGCCAGCAACCACTACCCAAGTACCGAACTACAAGAAGTCGGACCTCAAACGATGTGTTATTCCTGACCAGCCTTACGAACCTGAgaaccttcatcttcaagacgTACTTCCTCGTGCTGGGAGTATCTGTTTTGAGCGACCTCAAGGCTTTGTTTACAAAGCGCCTTATATGTCCAATATGCGGTACCCGAAACGTCTCTATCACGATCTTTCCATGTTCGCGGAGGCTCATTCGTACGACAAATTCAATGCCACGGCGATGCTATTCGCTGTCCAACTCTGGTGCGACATTGAAGAACACTCGAACAGCATGCTTGAACAAGAGATCGCAGAGCCACTCCCCTCTGTTTCTCTAGCAGTATTCATCGTCTACTTTGAGAACTGGCTGAAGATTCATGAACATCTTCAGTGTCTCAGCTTCATTCATCCGTTCAGGTTGATTCACCTTTTATACTGGAACGACATTCTCCAACCATTCAATAACAAGGAAGCCTTCTACGTCAAGGAAAATGCGATCGACTCTCAGCGAGTCCAGCAATGCGTACGGAACGCTAAGGCAATGGACCCTAGAATTTCTGTGACAGAACGCGCTGATCTCTATCCCTTCATGATAAGTGGCAGCAAGATG GACATACCTTTCAAATTCCGTCTAAATGAGACTCGCCAAGCCATGGTTGGCATGCCTGATCTTCGAGTTCTCGGCTCACCATCATATCTTACCACGGACCGCGAAATGATCGAAATCGGCATGCCAGAGCTCATTTCTCGAATCACCTTTCTCCCAGACGCCCCAGACGAACTGGACTTCACCAAGTTTTTCGGCGCCACCGAGGCCGGCTTCATATTGCTGTTCGGAGACAGCTTGAAGTCTGGCACCATCTGGACACACGAGTTTCAATCGTATACACCACTGACAGATCTTCCGATTGAAGCATACGTCTATCCAAACATGAATGACGCCTGGTCCCGACTTCTCGATCGGCGCATGGCTtggcttgaggagcttggtgTACTGGGAAAAGTTCGAGTTCGCACTGGTGACGATGGGTTACCTGGTTATCATGGCATGCCATTGGAGAACGAAAGTCGCAATATCGATGATGCGGCTATGGAGAGGATGGTAGAGCGCGCACTGGAAGATCCCAGGAACAGACCTGAGTGA
- a CDS encoding hypothetical protein (EggNog:ENOG41), with product MGIMKFSKKPVEPSPLTSQPPESSASDTEPPKDEADFQSVPAGTEEKGNIFDQGGKNYRTLGRWDTVLVLFTNQLGLGILSLPSTIKTLGIVPGIIAILGIGALSWYAAYELLQFYRKHPNVVSIVEMTRIVGGPWFESFAGFVMMIQVVFIVASATVTLSVALNTLSSHATCTVIWILVACIACYILSIPRTMKFVSKAGIPNAVSVVAACLIVLISLAVSGPATAPEGWHKEIKVVGNPTFRDGLNACLRVVFSYAGTFTFPSYMAEMRDPAKDFRFALAVLEIVSTLFYIAMAVALYCLAGDLTTSPVLSAASSIPAKVAYGIILPAVVATALSIGHTGCKYVYVTAMRQMRATHQVTDNSVKSWVTWILSVTGFWVLIFVISNVIPIFDSILSITAATTIPWFTYGFAAIFWLHLNKGLYFSTWQKGLLTVGNVVMIGLTLFMNAGGLWAAITELLDLFANNKDGIGGVFSCGDNSIF from the exons ATGGGCATCATGAAGTTCTCAAAAAAGCCCGTCGAGCCTTCACCACTGACATCCCAACCGCCCGAGTCCAGCGCCTCAGACACAGAACCACCaaaagatgaagctgattTCCAATCTGTCCCCGCTGGCACCGAAGAAAAGGGCAATATCTTTGATCAAGGAGGGAAGAATTACAGAACCCTTGGACGATGGGATACCGTCCTTGTCCTCTTCACAAACCAACTTGGTCTCGGAATCTTATCCCTCCCCTCAACGATAAAAACCCTGGGAATCGTCCCCGGCATAATCGCCATCCTCGGCATCGGCGCACTATCATGGTATGCAGCCTACGAACTCCTCCAATTCTACCGCAAGCACCCCAATGTCGTCAGCATCGTCGAAATGACCCGCATCGTCGGCGGCCCATGGTTTGAGTCCTTCGCCGGCTTCGTCATGATGATCCAAGTTGTCTTTATCGTCGCTTCAGCTACGGTCACGCTGTCCGTTGCGCTGAATACGCTTAGTAGTCATGCGACGTGTACTGTTATCTGGATTCTTGTGGCGTGTATCGCGTGTTATATTTTGTCGATACCGCGAACGATGAAGTTTGTTTCGAAGGCGGGAATTCCTAATGCTGTTAGTGTCGTGGCGGCTTGTTTGATCGTTTTGATCAGCTTGGCTGTCTCGGGACCTGCGACTGCGCCGGAGGGGTGGCATAAGGAGATCAAGGTTGTTGGAAACCCTACGTTTCGCGATGGCCTTAATGCGTGCTTGAGAGTCGTTTTCTCGTACGCTGGCACATTCACATTCCC CTCATATATGGCCGAAATGCGCGACCCAGCGAAGGACTTCCGTTTCGCCCTCGCTGTTCTCGAGATCGTCAGCACCCTCTTCTACATCGCCATGGCCGTTGCCCTGTACTGTCTCGCCGGCGATCTCACCACATCCCCCGTCCTCtccgccgcctcctccatTCCCGCCAAAGTCGCTTATGGAATCATCCTCCCAGCCGTCGTAGCAACAGCCCTGTCAATCGGCCACACAGGCTGCAAATACGTCTACGTAACCGCGATGCGCCAAATGCGCGCAACCCACCAAGTCACAGACAACAGCGTCAAGTCTTGGGTCACATGGATCTTGTCTGTGACTGGATTTTGGGTTCTGATCTTTGTCATATCAAATGTCATTCCTATCTTTGACTCGATCCTGTCGATTACGGCCGCGACGACGATTCCGTGGTTTACGTATGGCTTTGCGGCGATTTTCTGGCTGCATCTAAACAAAGGTCTTTATTTCTCAACCTGGCAGAAGGGACTGCTTACAGTTGGAAATGTTGTCATGATTGGGCTTACGCTTTTCATGAATGCGGGAGGATTATGGGCGGCTATCACTGAGCTGCTGGATCTGTTTGCCAACAACAAGGATGGTATTGGAGGAGTTTTCTCATGTGGAGATAATTCCATATTCTGA
- a CDS encoding hypothetical protein (EggNog:ENOG41), translating to MAFRFARPTRASVNDSFAVQDVTSSSATATLDTKDRVIIALDFGTTYSGVAYYFCNSPGMPDVVPVVDWLGLEGRTQPKVPTAIMYDPDDNTKFKWGGQVNWRDDHVRGVKLLLDPKQTRPAYLPSSNFKSEMKKLPKDFVDVAADFMGAMYSHALEKIATRIPQGYLDLCQKDFVLSVPALWSDMAKESTMQAAQKAGIFPVAVIKEPEAAALYTFMSQERALARKEGDCFVVCDAGGGTVDLISYEVISTKPSLDLAEVVPGIGSMSGSLGLNRRFAEAVQNLIGDEEWFRLKNHDAWPLAERQFDQSIKTAFNGDLEDEYIVNFPGAYLEDDDEERLLRDTWYMSGEAVQGARLKRPGKPLKGIFLVGGFGASQYLKARIEKANPDIQVIQPDDAWAAIAKGAALSRLSYTNVVSTKATRHYGVIVRSTYEPITDKGRPTFVDPVDGTLRTDKMWWYILKGQDVKRDQDIRRSLHRHIPKDHSDNDLVFQDKLSMSEVVLAPQHPTGDVRTNCTLTSDLRAVDKSLFTERVGIDGREWLQVKFELVISTREAAMKFWLEYDGKEVGSVFATYE from the exons ATGGCGTTCAGGTTCGCTCGGCCTACCAGAGCTTCCGTGAACGATTCTTTCGCCGTCCAAGATGTCACTAGCAGCTCAGCCACTGCAACGCTTGACACAAAAGACAGGGTTATCATTGCCCTTGACTTCGGGACAACCTATTCAGGCGTGGCATACTACTTTTGTAACTCGCCAGGAATGCCCGATGTCGTACCAGTAGTCGACTGGCTAG GACTCGAAGGGCGCACGCAGCCTAAAGTGCCCACTGCAATCATGTATGACCCAGACGACAATACAAAGTTCAAGTGGGGTGGTCAAGTCAACTGGCGTGATGATCATGTTCGAGGCGTAAAACTTCTACTTGACCCTAAGCAAACCAGGCCTGCTTATCTTCCGTCCAGCAACTTCAAGAGTGAGATGAAGAAACTTCCGAAGGATTTTGTTGACGTAGCAGCAGACTTCATGGGTGCTATGTACAGTCACGCCCTGGAGAAAATCGCAACTAGAATACCTCAAGGTTATCTTGACCTTTGCCAGAAGGACTTCGTTCTCAGTGTGCCAGCTTTGTGGTCGGACATGGCCAAAGAAAGCACCATGCAG GCGGCGCAGAAAGCTGGCATTTTTCCGGTGGCTGTCATCAAGGAGCCAGAGGCAGCAGCACTCTACACCTTCATGAGCCAAGAGCGGGCATTGGCT AGGAAGGAGGGGGATTGCTTTGTTGTTTGCGATGCGGGAGGTGGCACTGTCGACTTGATCTCGTATGAAGTCATCTCAACAAAGCCATCCCTTGACCTAGCAGAAGTGGTTCCTGGCATAG GCAGTATGTCAGGATCTCTGGGCCTTAATCGGCGCTTTGCCGAAGCAGTGCAGAACTTGATCGGAGACGAAGAGTGGTTTCGTCTCAAGAATCACGATGCTTGGCCACTAGCCGAACGCCAGTTCGACCAGAGCATCAAGACCGCTTTCAACGGTGATTTGGAGGACGAATACATCGTGAATTTCCCCGGTGCGTatcttgaagacgatgatgaagaacgcCTTCTCAGAGATACTTGGTACATGTCTGG TGAGGCG GTTCAAGGGGCGAGGCTCAAACGTCCTGGCAAGCCTCTGAAG GGTATCTTCCTTGTTGGTGGCTTTGGCGCTAGTCAATACTTGAAAGCTCGTATAGAGAAAGCGAACCCAGACATTCAA GTCATTCAGCCTGACGATGCCTGGGCAGCTATTGCGAA AGGCGCAGCGCTCAGCCGCTTATCGTACACAAATGTCGTATCTACGAAAGCTACCCGACACTATGGTGTAATTGTACGCAGTACCTACGAACCCATAACCGACAAGGGGCGACCAACGTTTGTTGATCCAGTGGATGGAACACTTCGGACAGACAAA ATGTGGTGGTATATCCTCAAGGGACAAGACGTCAAACGCGATCAAGATATCCGGCGCTCCCTCCACCGGCATATTCCAAAAGATCACTCTGACAATGATCTCGTGTTCCAGGACAAGCTTTCGATGTCAGAGGTAGTACTGGCGCCGCAGCATCCTACAGGCGATGTCAGGACTAACTGCACTTTGACGAGCGATCTACGCGCGGTGGATAAATCTCTGTTTACAGAGCGTGTTGGTATTGATGGGAGAGAATGGCTGCAAGTAAAGTTTGAACTGGTAATTTCGACAAGAGAGGCTGCGATGAAGTTTTGGCTTGAATACGATGGTAAGGAGGTTGGTTCGGTTTTTGCAACCTATGAATAG
- a CDS encoding hypothetical protein (EggNog:ENOG41~CAZy:CE12): MRFSTILGSVLLAAPIQAAKLLICSDSTTANYATGNALQGWGYYIQNYTTLTVSNLAKNGRSTRSFINEGLWSDLLSKTSSGDFVVIEMGHNDDGDPTTSDRATLPGTGEEIVTVTTTTGNKEVVHTFGWYLRKMIADAKAKGATPVISGMVNRNYWTGNTLQSKWPFADYAEAVAKAAGVEYINHTKYSVALFQAMGPTKAKTYYPNDNTHTNWDGAKLNTQTFVQAVKYKCGGTSVLKKYLNAAGNAIKSPAQQSC, from the exons ATGCGCTTTTCAACCATCCTTGGCTCTGTATTGCTTGCAGCGCCTATTCAGGCAGCTAAGCTATTGATTTGTTCTGATAGCACCACAGCCAACTATGCCACTGGAAATGCCCTCCAAGG ATGGGGCTATTACATCCAGAATTACACAACCCTCACTGTCTCGAACCTTGCCAAGAACGGCCGCTCGACTAGATCCTTTATCAATGAGGGTCTATGGAGCGACCTATTGTCAAAGACATCTTCAGGAGATTTCGTGGTTATTGAGATGGGCCACAACGACGACGGTGATCCCACTACATCTGACCGCGCTACCCTCCCAGGAACCGGCGAAGAAATCGTCACCGTCACCACGACTACAGGCAACAAAGAAGTCGTCCACACGTTCGGCTGGTATCTGCGCAAGATGATCGCCgacgccaaggccaagggagCAACACCTGTTATCTCCGGCATGGTGAACCGCAATTACTGGACTGGCAACACGCTGCAATCAAAGTGGCCTTTTGCAGACTACGCTGAGGCTGTGGCTAAGGCAGCTGGAGTTGAGTACATCAACCATACAAAGTACTCTGTGGCGTTGTTCCAGGCGATGGGACCTACTAAGGCGAAGACCTATTACCCTAATGATAACACGCATACTAACTGGGATGGTGCGAAGCTGAACACACAGACTTTTGTCCAGGCTGTTAAGTACAAATGTGGCGGGACTAGTGTGCTTAAGAAGTATCTGAATGCTGCTGGTAATGCTATCAAGAGCCCTGCTCAGCAGTCATGCTAG
- a CDS encoding hypothetical protein (EggNog:ENOG41): MAGVPKALGCDACRKQKKKCDQAKPSCARCTRLKLKCTGIGVKRFVFKSKNTQAAKKHSKAVAAPSSALSNEKTLVAGNLVHILEFDNPGYDISTYGWFVNDLPRHVGSSKPLDAAIAAFVTGFAPLKDRSASNVDALDKYVFALRALREAMQDPGKAFSADNMCSIYLISICQEWLGNGGTGIGVGSVNSKHHEVLAYLLQNAVTKSQFNSSDKPFMNTIFSIVVLESFTNPNIQLGPWFWQALSALSDAARPLKSGDGTSFASLNIGTMGEISCFIRDPDRYLYQIQCTYALIQTEHPRLVKAAEEAVAKAKVSGSTSLQRRMGIRFHAAIAAMLTMATILNRILRSYDGDPILLADAKRYVDESIALGRAASYNRPIAASAVASPLALSLAALDDYRREEVKDLLVEYQSDFPGLDYFSDVKMVRRGFEDIDKNNQRKVRWLLSSEEEFDSSSGDNDMITEIGPGCTIL; the protein is encoded by the exons ATGGCCGGCGTTCCCAAAGCTCTAGGCTGCGACGCCTGCcggaaacaaaagaaaaag TGCGATCAGGCTAAACCATCTTGTGCACGCTGCACACGCCTGAAACTCAAATGCACAGGCATCGGCGTAAAGCGCTTCGTCTTCAAGTCCAAAAACACacaagcagccaagaaacaCAGCAAAGCAGTAGCTGCACCATCTTCGGCGCTGAGTAATGAAAAGACGCTAGTAGCGGGTAACCTGGTGCATATTCTTGAGTTCGACAACCCAGGCTATGACATCTCAACGTACGGATGGTTCGTCAACGACTTGCCGCGTCACGTTGGGTCGAGTAAACCGCTCGATGCGGCTATTGCGGCGTTTGTGACGGGTTTTGCGCCGTTGAAGGATAGGAGTGCTTCAAATGTTGATGCGTTGGACAAGTATGTTTTTGCGTTGAGGGCTTTGAGGGAGGCGATGCAGGATCCTGGGAAGGCGTTTTCGGCGGATAATATGTGTTCAATTTACTTGATTTCGATCTGTCAA GAATGGCTTGGGAATGGTGGTACTGGTATTGGCGTTGGGAGTGTCAACTCGAAGCACCACGAAGTTCTCGCATATTTGCTTCAGAACGCTGTCACAAAGTCCCAATTTAACTCCTCCGACAAACCCTTCATGAATaccatcttctccatagTG GTCCTCGAGAGTTTCACAAACCCCAACATCCAACTCGGTCCCTGGTTCTGGCAAGCTCTCTCCGCCCTCAGCGATGCCGCACGGCCTCTCAAATCAGGTGACGGAACATCCTTCGCAAGCCTCAACATCGGAACGATGGGTGAAATATCCTGCTTCATTCGCGATCCAGATCGATACCTCTACCAGATCCAGTGCACATACGCTCTTATTCAGACGGAGCACCCTAGACTTGTCaaagcagctgaagaagcagtcGCCAAAGCAAAAGTATCGGGCTCAACGTCTCTTCAGAGAAGAATGGGGATACGTTTCCATGCCGCGATCGCTGCAATGCTGACGATGGCTACCATTCTGAATCGTATTCTCCGGTCTTATGATGGGGACCCTATTCTTTTGGCAGATGCGAAGCGCTATGTTGATGAGAGTATTGCGCTGGGCCGGGCTGCTAGTTACAATCGGCCGATTGCTGCCTCTGCTGTGGCTTCGCCTCTCGCGCTGTCATTAGCTGCGCTGGATGATTACAGGCGCGAGGAAGTCAAAGATTTGCTCGTGGAGTATCAGAGCGACTTCCCAGGTCTGGATTACTTTTCTGATGTCAAGATGGTCAGAAGAGGATTTGAAGATATTGATAAGAATAATCAGAGGAAAGTGAGGTGGCTATTATCAAGTGAAGAAGAGTTTGATAGTAGTTCGGGTGACAATGACATGATTACCGAGATAGGACCGGGGTGTACAATATTGTAA
- a CDS encoding hypothetical protein (EggNog:ENOG41) — MAPMASHHESQAETSITKTGVEESQSQLPICDWTEKAEVKLRRKIDFTILPMLMLGLFALQLDRGNVGYAMTTSFTDDLGINNDNVNTGNQLMLAAVVIFEIPFNMVLSKIGPALWLIIQILAWGTIATAQAAVHNKPGFYATRFLLGMWEAGYLAAALTILASFYTRKEMAMRATLVYVGNYCSAGVSGLLAGLIFRIPETSGLKKWQWLFIIDGLFTLVVGFLFILIMPRSTTNTLPLAGVKWFDLFTAEERDILAKRVILDDPRKEVKLSGISHKTALRILLTSFPMWGHFGINAISITPKGGLVFYTPTIIKNLGFGASTASFLAAVSNFGVCILAILVSWVSDKTLSRGPLCLLCGVYSLVFSGVQFAVVGSSDVWMKYAILTLLGSGVAVSQSLNDAWFSINTEDPQVRCIGLALAVAGSNVGGLAGQNIFVKSDAPYYRNGFLKILCLYAASIVLVAGMIFYYWNDNRRMEKSGELEDATETEGSGGLHSRRVRNQL; from the exons ATGGCTCCCATGGCGTCCCACCATGAGTCCCAAGCGGAAACCTCAATTACGAAAACAGGAGTAGAGGAGTCACAAAGTCAACTACCTATATGCGACTGGACTGAGAAGGCTGAAGTCAAGCTGAGAAGAAA AATCGACTTCACCATCTTACCCATGCTCATGCTCGGCCTCTTCGCCCTGCAACTCGACAGAGGAAACGTAGGCTACGCAATGACAACAAGCTTCACCGACGATCTGGGCATAAACAACGACAACGTCAATACCGGAAACCAATTAATGCTCGCAGCAGTCGTGATCTTCGAAATACCCTTCAACATGGTCCTATCCAAAATCGGACCAGCACTTTGGCTCATCATCCAGATTCTGGCGTGGGGAACTATCGCAACGGCGCAAGCAGCTGTGCACAACAAACCGGGATTCTACGCTACGCGATTCCTGCTGGGGATGTGGGAGGCTGGATATTTAGCTGCTGCGCTAACAATTCTTGCTTCGTTTTATACGCGGAAGGAGATGGCGATGCGGGCTACGTTGGTGTATGTTGGGAATTACTGCTCTGCGGGTGTGAGTGGACTTCTTGCGGGGTTGATCTTCAGAATTCCGGAGACGAGCGGGTTGAAGAAATGGCAGTGGCTTTTCATCATTGACGGTCTATTCACATTGGTTGTTGGCTTCCTTTTCATCTTGATCATGCCTCGTTCGACGACCAACACGCTTCCATTGGCGGGCGTCAAGTGGTTCGACCTTTTCACAGCTGAAGAGAGGGACATCCTGGCCAAGCGCGTCATTCTTGATGATCCGCGCAAAGAGGTGAAGCTCTCTGGCATCAGCCATAAGACTGCGCTTCGCATTCTTTTGACCAGCTTTCCAATGTGGGGTCATTTCGGCATCAACGCCATCTCCATCACGCCTAAAGGAGGGTTGGTTTTCTACACGCCTACgatcatcaagaacctcggtTTCGGGGCGTCTACTGCGAGCTTCCTAGCAGCCGTTAGTAACTTCGGAGTTTGCATATTGGCAATTCTCGTCTCTTGGGTCAGCGATAAGACCTTATCTCGAGGACCTCTATGCTTACTTTGTGGCGTATACTCGCTCGTTTTCTCGGGTGTTCAATTCGCTGTTGTTGGGAGCTCCGATGTTTGGATGAAGTACGCAATCCTGACACTTCTGGGCTCCGGAGTGGCAGTATCTCAGAGTCTCAATGATGCGTGGTTTAGTATCAACACTGAAGATCCGCAGGTCCGGTGCATCGGGCTTGCGCTGGCTGTTGCGGGGTCAAACGTAGGAGGATTAGCGGGACAGAATATCTTTGTGAAGAGTGATGCGCCATATTATCGCAATGGATTCCTGAAGATCTTGTGTCTTTACGCGGCTAGTATTGTGCTTGTCGCGGGGATGATATTCTACTACTGGAATGACAACAGGAGAATGGAGAAGTCaggagagcttgaggatgctACAGAAACAGAGGGCTCTGGAGGACTCCACAGCAGAAGGGTGAGGAATCAGTTGTAG
- a CDS encoding hypothetical protein (EggNog:ENOG41) — protein sequence MPSFTKVVATVAGCSAIVNGAAIPAENGLHTTTLQTRDTVKSPGSVLSKREPVTIAILTAAGTAAATAIVNEAVSAAAAFIGDISNFDAGREAFTVQTTETMMANNPDPERFQAAACYNKAFSVADPANIDGQSSVEFRLGILNTDYECMYIAAPNQFFTEGDGGLINLSFTHTDRCTFDQETADLTCV from the exons ATGCCTTCCTTCACTAAAGTCGTCGCTACCGTCGCTGGATGCTCCGCCATCGTCAACGGCGCAGCCATCCCAGCTGAGAACGGCCTTCACACCACTACTCTCCAAACCCGAGACACAGTCAAGAGCCCTGGCAGCGTTCTAAGCAAGCGTGAGCCGGTCACGATTGCTATTCTGACTGCGGCTGGTACTGCAGCAGCTACTGCTATCGTCAACGAGGCCGTCAGCGCTGCCGCCGCTTTCATCGGTGACATTTCCAACTTCGACGCTGGCCGCGAAGCATTCACCGTTCAAACCACCGAGACCATGATGGCGAACAACCCCGACCCTGAGCGTTTCCAAGCCGCTGCTTGTTATAACAAAGCGTTCTCTGTTGCTGATCCTGCCAACATTGATGGACAGTCGTCCGTTGAGTTTAGACTTGGAATCCTCAACACTGATTACGAGTGCATGTACATTGCTGCACCCAACCAGTTCTTTACTGAGGGAGATGGTGGTCTCATCAAC CTCTCCTTTACGCATACTGATCGATGCACATTTGACCAGGAGACCGCTGATCTCACTTGTGTTTAA
- a CDS encoding hypothetical protein (EggNog:ENOG41), translated as MASTITTSTSTEPRVITGWKRVAWPVLRTQPLEMSVTSLPASMKTMSQAILQRANTIAGKHGLLKGMDGMTHFQMRGQIPTVLVVSPWSFEKTPIWEAALKEMVTSLTELTRASSIRDGAIHVEIIAPELTKTIYYTCVNNPHLSASWDSVRPKVRKCLESFQATKGNWNTIALLRYGVLPDLKANPATIYISVDDDSDETGWNEVIADIKMILQGEEGWGHLNVHMEHNENWGMGNVFD; from the coding sequence ATGGCGTCCACAATTACTACCTCAACCAGCACTGAACCGCGTGTCATTACCGGTTGGAAGCGAGTCGCATGGCCAGTCCTTCGTACACAGCCTCTAGAGATGTCAGTTACAAGCCTACCTGCCTCTATGAAAACGATGTCCCAAGCCATCCTTCAACGGGCCAATACAATCGCCGGAAAGCATGGACTCCTGAAAGGCATGGACGGCATGACCCACTTCCAGATGCGAGGTCAGATACCGACAGTCCTGGTCGTTTCGCCCTGGTCTTTCGAAAAGACACCTATCTGGGAGGCAGCCTTGAAAGAAATGGTCACGAGCTTGACTGAGCTGACAAGGGCATCGTCGATCCGTGACGGTGCTATCCACGTCGAAATCATTGCCCCGGAACTTACTAAGACGATTTACTACACTTGCGTCAACAATCCGCATCTTAGTGCATCCTGGGACTCTGTCCGTCCCAAGGTCCGTAAATGCCTTGAGTCCTTTCAAGCGACCAAAGGAAACTGGAACACCATTGCTCTTCTCCGATACGGGGTGCTTCCAGATCTCAAAGCCAATCCTGCTACAATATACATCTCGGTAGACGATGATTCGGACGAGACGGGCTGGAATGAGGTCATCGCCGATATCAAGATGATCCTTCAAGGGGAAGAAGGATGGGGCCATTTGAATGTTCATATGGAGCATAATGAGAACTGGGGAATGGGGAATGTTTTCGACTAA
- a CDS encoding hypothetical protein (EggNog:ENOG41), with the protein MGGHKSRTNVETFDDPKDNEMEWEMTHRPNPTSQAVDQLRLELRTELDRGLDSVINRIDAGHQKFLQTTTDYIEQTIRRTIEGYMVNSQDDLQSLPSHRTSPEPSNSQLLLESAEADYKTQIEDLTATLEKTKAELKKIKSQLKASESRADQLRSIIVPRNEEPILDSEIQRIFSEVRALTQWVAERLFSNTGKYGQPTTPDSTAFFEDIHGIRPERRQDAVHAHLSTLIRRLFFPTSVSEFDIGGKYAELQELVAVTERKMRGAITANHPQGTESLWRAKTFLDH; encoded by the coding sequence ATGGGGGGCCATAAATCACGCACCAACGTGGAGACTTTCGACGACCCCAAAGACAATGAGATGGAATGGGAAATGACACATAGACCTAATCCCACATCTCAAGCTGTCGATCAGCTGCGTCTGGAGCTACGAACTGAATTGGATCGAGGCCTCGATTCAGTCATCAACAGAATCGATGCCGGACACCAAAAGTTCTTGCAGACCACGACAGATTATATAGAGCAAACCATCCGAAGAACAATCGAGGGATATATGGTTAATAGCCAAGATGACCTCCAGTCACTTCCTTCACATCGCACATCTCCTGAGCCCTCAAATTCTCAGCTGTTGCTGGAGTCGGCGGAGGCAGACTACAAGACGCAAATTGAAGACCTCACAGCAACGCTAGAGAAAACAAAGGCAGAGTTAAAGAAAATCAAATCTCAATTGAAGGCATCGGAGTCAAGAGCGGACCAACTACGAAGCATCATTGTACCTCGTAACGAGGAGCCCATACTGGATAGCGAGATACAAAGAATATTCTCTGAAGTTCGGGCATTAACCCAATGGGTCGCTGAAAGGCTTTTTTCTAACACGGGCAAATATGGACAGCCCACAACACCTGATAGTACCGCCTTCTTCGAAGATATTCATGGCATTCGTCCAGAACGTCGTCAGGATGCCGTTCATGCGCATCTATCTACACTGATTAGACGACTGTTCTTCCCCACCAGCGTCAGTGAGTTCGACATCGGTGGAAAGTATGCGGAACTTCAGGAATTAGTCGCAGTAACTGAGCGAAAAATGAGGGGTGCCATTACAGCAAATCACCCTCAAGGTACAGAATCCCTCTGGAGAGCCAAAACCTTCCTTGACCACTAA